Proteins from a genomic interval of Sphingobacterium lactis:
- the lysA gene encoding diaminopimelate decarboxylase yields MNIHQIDLNHLKGLETPFYYYDMDLLATTLNQAKQAADKRGFHVHYALKANCNPRVLEMIQAKGFGADCVSGNEVQQAIDCGFPADQITFAGVGKADKEINLALQHQIFAFNVESIQELLVINELAAKAGVKAQVSLRINPNVDAHTHHYITTGLDENKFGVPNSELEKAAAVLRECANLELLGLHFHVGSQITDINVFKSLCVKVNEWKNWFEERGTAIKVLNVGGGLGVDYHQPDAHPYADFEAYFDVFDKFLERTAQQEVHFELGRALVAQAGSLVSRVLYTKSGVKKHFLILDAGMTELMRPALYQAFHKIEKLGGQADAELMNYDVVGPICESSDCFGKEVPLPPSERGDLIAIRTAGAYGEVMASRYNLRDEMRFVYSDNM; encoded by the coding sequence ATGAATATACATCAAATCGACCTGAACCACCTGAAAGGATTAGAAACACCTTTCTATTACTACGATATGGATTTGTTGGCTACCACTTTGAACCAAGCCAAGCAGGCTGCGGATAAAAGAGGTTTCCATGTTCATTACGCCTTAAAAGCAAACTGCAATCCCCGGGTGTTGGAGATGATCCAAGCCAAAGGTTTCGGTGCGGATTGCGTCAGCGGAAATGAAGTCCAACAAGCAATAGATTGCGGTTTTCCCGCCGATCAGATTACCTTCGCAGGTGTAGGGAAAGCAGATAAAGAAATAAATTTGGCGTTACAGCATCAGATCTTTGCCTTTAACGTTGAATCCATCCAGGAATTGTTGGTCATCAATGAGCTTGCGGCAAAAGCAGGGGTGAAGGCACAGGTTTCCTTGCGGATCAATCCCAATGTAGATGCCCATACGCACCATTACATCACCACCGGTTTGGATGAGAATAAATTTGGCGTTCCGAATTCGGAATTAGAGAAAGCAGCTGCCGTACTCCGGGAATGTGCAAACCTTGAATTACTAGGGCTGCATTTTCACGTCGGATCACAGATTACGGATATCAACGTTTTCAAGAGCCTTTGTGTGAAGGTCAATGAATGGAAGAATTGGTTTGAGGAGCGTGGGACGGCCATCAAAGTGTTGAATGTCGGCGGTGGATTGGGTGTGGATTACCATCAGCCAGATGCGCATCCATACGCAGATTTTGAGGCCTACTTTGACGTATTCGATAAATTTCTCGAGCGTACGGCACAGCAGGAAGTACATTTCGAATTGGGCCGCGCCTTGGTTGCTCAAGCAGGATCCTTGGTCAGCCGTGTGCTGTACACAAAAAGCGGTGTCAAGAAACATTTCCTGATCTTGGATGCAGGCATGACTGAACTGATGCGCCCAGCCTTGTACCAAGCCTTCCATAAGATTGAAAAATTAGGCGGCCAAGCAGATGCGGAGTTGATGAACTATGATGTCGTAGGGCCGATCTGTGAAAGTTCGGATTGCTTCGGTAAGGAAGTGCCACTACCGCCTTCTGAAAGGGGAGACCTGATCGCTATCCGCACCGCCGGTGCATACGGCGAGGTGATGGCATCCCGGTATAATTTACGCGATGAAATGCGGTTTGTCTACTCGGACAACATGTAA
- the clpB gene encoding ATP-dependent chaperone ClpB produces the protein MNFNNYTIKAQEAIQKASEIAMGNQQQAIEPAHIMKALLTVDENVIGHLLKKLNVNINYLTQEVDKLIESYPKVSGSNVYLSNSATAVLQKAQSYLKEFNDEFVSIEHILLGLLAANDKVATLLKDQGVNEKDLKLAIKELRGNSRVTDQNAEATFNALNKYARNLNEFAESGKLDPVIGRDEEIRRVMQILSRRTKNNPILVGEPGVGKTAIAEGIAHRIIKGDAPENLKSKTVFSLDMGALVAGAKYKGEFEERLKAVVKEVSESDGEIILFIDEIHTLVGAGGGEGAMDAANILKPALARGELRTIGATTLNEYQKYFEKDKALERRFQKVMVEEPDTQDAISILRGLKERYETHHKVRILDEAIIAAVELSQRYITDRFLPDKAIDLVDEAASKLRLEMDSVPEVVDELERRIMQLEIEREAIKRENDEKKVAELSETIANLSSERDSLRASWQSEKTLVDQVNQEAQNIEDYKLEADQAERAGDYGKVAELRYGKIKEAQDKVDKLKQELSEKQDSNRMLKEEVTSEDIADVVSKWTGIPVSKMVQSEREKLLNLEEELHKRVAGQDEAIEAIADAIRRSRAGLSDAKRPIGSFIFLGTTGVGKTELAKALAEYLFDDEQALVRIDMSEYQERHAVSRLIGAPPGYVGYDEGGQLTEAVRRRPYSVVLLDEIEKAHPDVFNILLQVLDDGHLTDNKGRVVNFKNTIIIMTSNTGSHIIQENFSKLDDGNRDEVVAKTKDEVLDLLQKSIRPEFLNRIDEVIMFTPLSRTEIGDIVRMQFGRVQHQLAEQNIFLSASDEALDWLAQLGYDPVYGARPLKRVIQKRILNELSKEILSGAVSRDAIIELDVFDGKFVFLNKNKEQ, from the coding sequence ATGAATTTTAACAACTATACAATAAAGGCTCAAGAAGCCATACAAAAAGCCTCGGAAATTGCCATGGGCAATCAGCAACAAGCGATTGAACCTGCACATATCATGAAGGCCCTCTTGACTGTTGACGAAAATGTCATCGGTCACCTATTAAAGAAATTGAACGTCAACATCAACTACCTTACTCAGGAAGTTGATAAATTGATCGAATCCTACCCTAAAGTAAGCGGTAGCAATGTGTACCTCAGCAATTCAGCAACTGCGGTATTGCAGAAAGCGCAGAGCTATCTTAAAGAGTTCAATGATGAATTTGTATCCATTGAACACATTTTATTGGGTCTATTGGCTGCAAATGACAAAGTAGCCACCTTATTGAAAGATCAAGGTGTCAATGAAAAGGATCTTAAACTGGCCATTAAGGAATTGCGCGGCAATAGCCGGGTTACGGATCAGAATGCTGAAGCGACCTTTAATGCCCTGAACAAATATGCACGGAACCTGAACGAGTTTGCCGAATCGGGAAAATTGGATCCTGTTATCGGTCGTGATGAGGAAATCCGCCGTGTGATGCAGATCTTATCCCGTCGGACAAAGAACAACCCGATCCTTGTCGGTGAACCCGGTGTCGGTAAGACGGCTATTGCAGAAGGGATTGCCCACCGGATCATAAAAGGCGATGCGCCAGAGAATCTGAAAAGTAAAACTGTATTCTCCCTAGACATGGGTGCCTTGGTGGCCGGCGCAAAATACAAGGGAGAATTTGAAGAACGTTTGAAGGCCGTTGTAAAGGAAGTCTCCGAGAGTGATGGTGAGATCATCCTGTTCATCGATGAGATCCACACCTTAGTTGGTGCTGGTGGTGGCGAAGGTGCGATGGATGCTGCGAACATTCTGAAACCGGCGCTTGCCCGAGGTGAATTGCGGACGATCGGTGCGACAACGCTGAACGAATACCAAAAATATTTCGAAAAGGACAAAGCACTGGAACGTCGTTTCCAGAAAGTCATGGTAGAAGAACCGGATACACAGGACGCGATATCGATCTTGCGTGGTCTGAAAGAGCGTTATGAGACTCACCATAAAGTTCGTATCCTGGATGAGGCGATCATTGCCGCTGTTGAATTATCACAGCGCTATATCACCGATCGTTTCTTACCGGATAAAGCGATCGACTTGGTGGATGAGGCAGCTTCTAAATTGCGCTTGGAGATGGACTCTGTACCGGAGGTCGTGGATGAACTGGAGCGTCGTATCATGCAGTTGGAGATTGAGCGGGAAGCCATCAAACGCGAGAATGATGAGAAGAAAGTTGCTGAGCTTTCGGAAACCATTGCGAACCTTTCCAGCGAACGCGACTCCCTACGGGCATCTTGGCAATCAGAAAAGACCTTGGTAGATCAGGTCAACCAAGAAGCGCAAAATATTGAAGATTACAAACTGGAAGCCGATCAGGCAGAGCGTGCCGGTGATTACGGTAAGGTAGCGGAGCTGCGTTACGGTAAGATCAAGGAGGCGCAGGATAAAGTTGATAAATTGAAACAGGAACTTTCCGAGAAGCAGGATAGCAACCGCATGCTGAAGGAAGAAGTTACCTCCGAAGATATCGCTGATGTGGTCTCCAAATGGACAGGAATCCCCGTTAGCAAAATGGTGCAATCTGAGCGGGAGAAACTCCTGAACCTGGAAGAAGAACTGCACAAGCGTGTAGCCGGACAGGATGAAGCCATAGAGGCAATTGCAGATGCCATCCGCCGTTCCCGTGCGGGATTGAGCGATGCCAAACGCCCTATCGGATCATTTATCTTCCTGGGTACAACCGGGGTTGGTAAGACCGAGCTTGCGAAAGCCTTGGCGGAATACCTATTCGACGACGAACAGGCATTGGTCCGTATCGATATGTCGGAATACCAGGAGCGCCATGCCGTGTCCAGATTGATCGGAGCGCCTCCGGGATACGTAGGATACGATGAAGGTGGCCAACTTACGGAAGCTGTCCGACGCAGACCATATTCCGTTGTGCTTTTGGACGAAATCGAAAAAGCACACCCTGATGTATTCAACATCCTCTTGCAGGTATTGGATGATGGACACTTAACCGATAACAAAGGACGTGTGGTGAATTTCAAGAACACCATCATCATCATGACTTCCAATACGGGGTCCCATATCATTCAGGAGAATTTCTCCAAGTTGGATGACGGTAACCGCGATGAGGTTGTCGCAAAGACCAAGGACGAAGTCCTGGATCTGCTGCAGAAATCCATCCGTCCGGAATTCTTGAACCGTATCGATGAGGTCATTATGTTCACTCCATTGAGCAGAACTGAAATCGGTGATATCGTACGGATGCAATTCGGAAGGGTACAGCATCAGCTTGCGGAACAGAACATCTTCCTTTCCGCTTCTGATGAAGCATTGGATTGGTTGGCGCAATTGGGTTATGATCCTGTTTACGGTGCACGCCCTCTGAAACGTGTAATCCAGAAGCGGATCCTGAACGAGCTTTCCAAGGAAATCCTTTCAGGTGCGGTATCAAGGGATGCCATCATCGAATTGGATGTCTTTGACGGAAAATTCGTCTTCCTGAACAAGAATAAAGAACAGTAA
- a CDS encoding universal stress protein, with amino-acid sequence MRAILFPTDFSDIANNAFLYALHIAKSIDAKIYVLYTYLEPVLSATHGGQPELLGEVYQTIELNQFEIYKKKTQALRAIAAEGGMADVELVFLFEEGPVAAVVKKIVDREKIHVVVMGTHGESGFLSKLIGTNTVNVIKSIQNPVLAVPPHAKYQGINRAVFTTLFREKDKSALREMLIMSNAIDAKIDCVHVLHNRNVADVLLQTEAWQQEFKDENIEYILLDEVESVENTIANYILENNIDIMGVVKRNRSFFDRLFNSSISNNLAFHSKVPILVFHEEK; translated from the coding sequence ATGAGAGCCATATTATTTCCTACCGATTTTTCTGACATTGCCAATAATGCCTTCCTATACGCGCTTCATATTGCCAAGTCCATTGACGCCAAGATCTATGTGTTGTACACCTATCTGGAACCGGTTCTGTCTGCGACACATGGCGGTCAGCCCGAGCTATTGGGAGAAGTGTATCAAACCATCGAGTTGAATCAGTTTGAGATCTACAAAAAGAAAACACAAGCACTCCGTGCTATCGCTGCCGAAGGCGGAATGGCCGATGTGGAACTGGTTTTCCTATTTGAGGAAGGTCCTGTAGCGGCTGTCGTCAAGAAGATCGTTGATCGGGAGAAAATCCATGTGGTCGTAATGGGTACTCACGGTGAATCGGGCTTCTTGTCGAAATTAATCGGCACGAACACCGTTAATGTCATCAAGTCCATCCAGAACCCCGTTCTGGCTGTTCCTCCACATGCGAAATACCAAGGCATCAACCGTGCTGTCTTCACGACGCTATTCCGTGAGAAGGACAAATCTGCATTGCGCGAAATGCTGATCATGTCCAATGCCATCGATGCCAAGATCGATTGTGTCCATGTTTTGCACAACCGAAATGTTGCGGATGTTCTCTTACAGACTGAAGCTTGGCAACAGGAATTCAAAGATGAAAATATCGAATACATTCTTTTGGACGAGGTGGAAAGTGTTGAAAATACCATTGCCAATTACATCCTCGAGAACAACATTGATATCATGGGCGTGGTAAAACGGAACAGATCATTTTTTGATCGATTATTCAACAGCAGCATCAGTAATAATTTGGCATTTCACTCAAAAGTTCCAATCTTAGTATTTCACGAAGAAAAATAG
- a CDS encoding RNA polymerase sigma factor gives MGIFNTYLGKSEPLSLRTALEKCVLSNSEKSKAFIYKKFYGYVMAIVIRYMKHEMEAEELANECFVKAFNKIPSFSLHEDEAVLEKTFKSWLARIAVNTSIDALRVRKQMYMLDDLPSSDTLHYSVENASSLEYEDMLSLIRQLPDIQRSIFNLYEIEGYSHEEIGKQLQIPESTSRTYLTRAKQKLRKLYASQIGLQNLQS, from the coding sequence GTGGGGATCTTCAATACATATTTAGGTAAATCTGAACCATTGTCTCTACGGACGGCGTTGGAGAAGTGTGTCCTTTCCAATTCGGAAAAGAGCAAGGCCTTTATATACAAGAAGTTCTATGGATATGTGATGGCTATTGTCATCCGTTACATGAAGCATGAAATGGAAGCGGAAGAGTTGGCGAACGAATGCTTTGTGAAGGCTTTCAATAAGATTCCCAGTTTTTCCCTACATGAGGATGAAGCTGTTTTGGAGAAGACATTTAAATCCTGGCTGGCGCGGATCGCCGTCAATACGTCGATCGACGCCCTACGCGTCCGCAAGCAAATGTACATGCTGGATGACTTGCCCAGCAGCGATACACTGCATTATTCGGTAGAAAATGCAAGCAGTTTGGAGTATGAAGATATGCTCTCCCTGATCCGGCAATTGCCGGATATTCAGCGTTCCATCTTCAATTTATATGAGATTGAGGGGTATTCACACGAAGAAATCGGAAAACAGCTTCAGATTCCGGAAAGTACATCCCGCACATACCTGACGCGAGCAAAGCAGAAACTGCGGAAATTATATGCAAGTCAAATTGGTTTACAGAATTTACAATCCTGA
- a CDS encoding HAD family hydrolase, with amino-acid sequence MTEIAQQKYRKLKALAQQYKALLFDVDGTLADNMHAHKAAYVATSKEYGIDLDPILIDETAGWPTIAVAEEISKRYETPLDKYVFAKRKSRIFLEQFVQQTLPVDYVVQVLLDSVDTHRIALVSGGTRSTLNVTLETIKLHGKYETLVCAGDTPEGKPSPQPFLLAAQQLEVDPQDCLVFEDGDPGVQGAIAAGMAYVRIDQI; translated from the coding sequence ATGACGGAAATTGCACAACAGAAATACCGCAAGCTAAAAGCCCTAGCGCAACAATATAAAGCCCTTTTATTTGATGTTGATGGAACCTTAGCCGATAATATGCATGCCCACAAAGCTGCTTATGTCGCTACGTCCAAGGAATACGGTATCGATCTGGATCCTATATTGATTGATGAGACGGCAGGTTGGCCTACCATTGCTGTTGCGGAAGAAATCTCCAAGCGATATGAGACGCCGCTGGATAAATATGTGTTCGCAAAACGGAAATCTAGGATCTTTCTGGAGCAGTTTGTCCAACAGACCTTACCCGTCGACTATGTTGTTCAGGTTCTTTTGGACAGTGTGGACACCCATCGTATTGCACTGGTCTCAGGGGGCACCCGATCGACCTTGAATGTCACCTTAGAGACCATTAAATTACACGGGAAATACGAAACATTGGTCTGTGCCGGAGATACCCCTGAGGGCAAACCTTCACCACAGCCTTTCTTATTGGCCGCACAACAGCTGGAAGTGGATCCGCAGGACTGCTTGGTCTTCGAGGATGGAGACCCCGGCGTACAGGGAGCAATTGCTGCAGGCATGGCCTACGTGCGTATCGACCAGATTTAA
- a CDS encoding proline dehydrogenase family protein, producing the protein MDIASPLKLDFNNTEIAFSGKSDKDLNKAYWLFKMVASNALIKIGTPITTFSLNIGLPITGIIKNTIYKQFCGGESIADCSRAIQDLGKGHVTTILDYSVEGEESEASFDATCAEILRTVDAAKANPLISFCVFKPTGLGRFDLLAKIDAKETLTATEQEEYKRLMDRCDRICKACHDAGIPVLVDAEHSWIQDTIDDIAREMMEKYNQEKPIVYNTYQLYRHDKLASLKADFAYAKTQDFHLGAKIVRGAYMEIERERAKEKGYPSPIQPDKPASDTDYNQAIHFCLDNIDRIGLMAGTHNEQSCRILAEELERRNIPHNTPNVFFAQLLGMSDNLSFNLAAAGYNVAKYMPYGPVKAVMPYLFRRAQENTSVGGQTGRELSLIMKELKRRKSARK; encoded by the coding sequence ATGGACATAGCTTCACCTTTAAAGCTGGATTTTAATAATACTGAAATCGCCTTCTCAGGCAAATCTGATAAAGATCTTAATAAAGCATACTGGTTATTCAAAATGGTAGCCAGCAACGCCTTGATCAAGATAGGTACACCTATCACTACATTTTCCCTAAACATTGGATTGCCGATCACAGGGATCATCAAGAACACGATCTACAAACAATTCTGTGGAGGTGAGAGCATCGCTGACTGTAGCCGCGCGATCCAAGACCTTGGAAAAGGACACGTTACGACTATTCTCGATTATTCCGTTGAAGGGGAAGAATCGGAAGCAAGTTTCGATGCGACCTGTGCGGAAATTTTAAGAACAGTGGATGCTGCCAAAGCAAACCCATTGATTTCTTTCTGTGTATTCAAACCGACCGGTCTTGGCCGTTTCGACCTATTGGCGAAAATCGATGCCAAAGAAACACTTACAGCAACCGAGCAGGAAGAATACAAACGTTTAATGGATCGTTGTGACCGAATCTGTAAAGCCTGTCACGATGCAGGAATCCCAGTTTTGGTAGATGCAGAGCACTCCTGGATCCAAGACACCATTGATGATATCGCTAGGGAAATGATGGAAAAATACAATCAGGAAAAACCGATCGTATACAACACCTATCAATTGTACAGACACGATAAATTGGCATCTTTGAAGGCTGACTTTGCCTATGCGAAAACACAGGACTTCCATTTGGGTGCAAAAATCGTACGTGGAGCGTATATGGAAATCGAACGCGAACGCGCGAAGGAAAAAGGGTACCCATCCCCGATTCAACCGGATAAGCCAGCGTCGGATACCGATTACAACCAAGCAATCCACTTCTGTCTGGATAACATTGACCGCATTGGGTTGATGGCCGGAACGCACAACGAACAAAGTTGCCGTATCCTTGCAGAAGAGCTTGAGCGCAGAAATATCCCACACAATACACCGAATGTGTTCTTCGCACAATTGTTGGGTATGTCGGACAATCTTTCCTTCAACCTTGCAGCGGCGGGTTACAATGTAGCGAAATACATGCCTTATGGGCCGGTTAAAGCAGTAATGCCTTACCTATTCCGTCGTGCACAGGAGAATACCTCCGTGGGTGGACAGACCGGACGTGAGCTAAGCTTGATCATGAAAGAACTGAAAAGACGTAAGTCTGCTAGAAAATAA
- a CDS encoding RNA-binding S4 domain-containing protein, whose product MQTFTLKGEFIQLIQLLKVMNWVEHGAMAQWAVEEGLVKYNGEVDYRKRLKVKVGDMVEFDGNKVKII is encoded by the coding sequence ATGCAAACGTTTACATTGAAAGGAGAATTCATCCAATTGATCCAATTATTGAAGGTGATGAACTGGGTGGAGCATGGCGCGATGGCGCAGTGGGCTGTAGAAGAGGGCTTGGTCAAGTACAATGGCGAGGTCGATTACCGGAAGCGACTGAAGGTGAAAGTGGGGGATATGGTCGAATTTGATGGTAACAAAGTCAAGATAATTTAA
- the aroB gene encoding 3-dehydroquinate synthase, which yields MKKITSLGYDVVFDDSLSELQLFLVDHDYSQLLILVDRNTNDHCLPVIQAAIPDIVDYDIIEVDPGEENKNIDFCIGVWKTMLDFGADRKALMLNLGGGVVTDMGGFAASTYKRGIDFIHIPTTLLSQVDASVGGKTGIDLDNVKNIIGTFSQPQAVFISNKFLETLDDRQMRSGFAEVIKHGLIQDKSLFERCKTVVLPNLPEDMVYESVQIKNKVITEDPTEKGLRKILNFGHTIGHAIEGYSLVSDNNPLLHGEAIAIGMVCEAYISNKVNGLPDQELKEISDFLMALYPAYDYNTAVYPEFIELMRNDKKNESNKLGFALLNTIGDCAYNNYVEEDLIIESLDYYKSLIN from the coding sequence ATGAAGAAGATAACAAGTTTAGGGTACGACGTTGTTTTTGACGACTCGTTAAGTGAGTTGCAGCTTTTCCTGGTAGACCATGATTATTCGCAGCTCTTGATTTTGGTAGATCGCAATACGAATGACCATTGCCTGCCTGTAATCCAGGCGGCCATTCCGGATATCGTGGATTATGATATTATTGAGGTGGACCCGGGAGAGGAGAACAAGAATATCGATTTCTGTATCGGTGTGTGGAAGACCATGTTGGACTTCGGTGCAGATCGAAAAGCACTGATGTTGAACCTCGGAGGAGGAGTTGTTACGGATATGGGCGGTTTTGCCGCTTCAACCTATAAACGTGGGATAGATTTTATCCATATTCCGACAACGTTGTTATCGCAAGTGGATGCTTCTGTTGGTGGAAAGACTGGTATTGACCTGGATAATGTCAAGAACATTATCGGAACATTCAGCCAGCCGCAAGCCGTATTCATTTCGAATAAATTCCTTGAAACGCTGGACGACCGCCAGATGCGCTCCGGTTTTGCCGAAGTGATCAAACATGGGCTCATTCAGGATAAATCGCTTTTTGAGCGATGCAAAACTGTCGTACTACCTAATCTTCCCGAAGATATGGTCTACGAATCCGTTCAGATTAAAAATAAGGTGATCACGGAAGACCCTACGGAAAAGGGCTTGCGCAAGATCTTGAACTTCGGACATACGATTGGCCATGCCATTGAAGGCTATTCCCTGGTGTCGGACAATAACCCGCTGCTGCATGGAGAAGCCATCGCGATCGGTATGGTCTGTGAGGCGTATATCTCCAATAAGGTAAATGGCCTTCCAGATCAGGAACTGAAAGAGATTTCAGATTTCTTGATGGCACTATACCCGGCTTATGATTACAATACTGCGGTTTATCCGGAGTTTATTGAATTGATGCGCAATGACAAGAAGAACGAAAGCAATAAGTTGGGATTCGCGCTGTTGAATACCATTGGGGATTGTGCCTATAATAACTATGTAGAAGAGGATCTGATCATCGAAAGCTTAGACTATTATAAATCCCTAATAAACTAA
- a CDS encoding ThuA domain-containing protein has product MRKLITLTLLILIGVSASFATYAKNPKKVLLFTKTAAFRHDNIEEGVQVIKKLYKENGIDVFHTEDAGIFLADSLKNFDAVLFFSTTGNILDEAQKNAFQKFLKSGKGFMGIHAATDTEHEWPWYGQLVGGYFASHPAVQEAKINVLNRKHPATKHLPKEWFHKDEWYDFSDVKPGLNILMTLDESSYKNGKMGDFHPIAWYQVFEGIKMFYTGLGHTKESFQDANFQKQILGGIKYVLGK; this is encoded by the coding sequence ATGAGAAAACTAATCACCCTAACCCTCCTCATCCTAATTGGTGTCAGCGCTTCATTCGCTACCTACGCGAAGAACCCTAAAAAGGTTCTGCTGTTTACAAAGACTGCTGCCTTTCGGCACGATAACATCGAAGAAGGTGTCCAGGTTATCAAAAAACTGTACAAGGAAAATGGTATCGATGTCTTTCATACGGAAGATGCCGGTATTTTCCTCGCCGATTCCCTAAAGAATTTTGATGCCGTATTATTTTTCAGTACCACGGGCAATATTCTCGATGAGGCCCAAAAGAATGCATTCCAGAAATTCCTGAAATCGGGCAAGGGATTTATGGGCATTCATGCCGCGACAGATACCGAACACGAATGGCCATGGTATGGTCAATTGGTTGGCGGCTATTTCGCAAGTCATCCTGCCGTGCAGGAAGCGAAGATCAATGTATTGAACAGAAAGCACCCGGCAACCAAACATCTGCCTAAAGAGTGGTTCCATAAAGATGAATGGTACGATTTCAGTGATGTCAAACCGGGATTGAATATTTTAATGACCTTAGATGAGTCTTCCTACAAGAATGGGAAGATGGGGGATTTCCATCCCATTGCTTGGTACCAGGTATTCGAGGGCATCAAGATGTTCTATACAGGACTTGGTCATACCAAGGAATCCTTTCAAGATGCAAATTTCCAAAAACAGATCCTCGGGGGGATCAAGTATGTTTTAGGTAAATAA